The window GATGTTAAAGCCTATATTTTTGGCCACTTCGCGGTTACCGAACGATACGTTGCCCGACCATTCTGGTGTGTTAAAACCGGTAACAAAAATATCGGATGTGGTTTGGGCTTTTAATTTATTAAAGCTTACGTTACCAGATACAGTATATCTTTTATAAAAATTATAGCTGATACCTGCCGATGAACCATAGTTATGATAAATGTTCTTAGCATTGGTGTAAACGCGATACCTGCTTTGTCCCTGGCTTGCAGCATTGCTTGAGGTGCCTGTTGTAGGATCGCGGTTAATATCAAGCATGGCTAATACGGCGGCGTCTGTACCCACGGTTGTGGCATTGGGTACAAATACCTGTACCTGGCCCAAAAATCCGTCGTAACGGTTGGTGTAGGCATCAATATCAATAAACACTTTATTATCCAATACAATTCCTTTGTAGCCTACTTCATATGAAGTAATCTGCTCCGGGCGCGCAGGTGGCAAATCGGCCACTTTCAACAGGTTCCTGTTGGCCAGGGCAACCTGGTCGGTGCCGCCGGCGGCGTTAACAACCGAGTTAAAATTAGCCACCGAAGTTTGCGTATAGCTATTGCCCAAATAACCTAAACCATCGTTTATGAATGGCAAGCTGCCCACGCGTTTAACACGCCCGTTGTTTACATATGACAGTGCTTCAAATAATGAAGGGAAACGGTAACCGTTCTGGAAAGTGAACCTGAAATTATGGTTCTCATTCAGGGTGTACACTGCCGCTAAACGGGGCGTAAATTTAGGGTCGAAATAAGGGTTATAATCCCATCTAACCGATCCAAATAACTTCAATTTTTCGTCGAAAAAGGTTTTGGTTACCTGTGTAAATGCGCCATATTTTTTGTAGATCACATCTTTACCAAAGCTGCCGTCGGCCAAAGGCGTGTTCCTGTCGGCAATAGGGCGGCTAAAATCAACAAAGTTGTTACCATCCGGGGTAATGGCGTAAACACGCACATCGCCGCCAACCAACAGGTCAACTACCTTAACATGGTTTGTTAAATCCCATTGCGCTTCCGCATTATACATGTGGCTTTTTTGCACCAGTGCCGCACCGCCTGTTACAGGCGCGTTTGGTATCAGGCTTGATTTAATATCCCAGTTATTAATGCCGATAATGGTTTTTCTTAAAGCATCAAACTCCGGCGTGCCTGGTTCTACCCTGCCCTTATCTGCAGCTGCTCTTGCGGCTTGCTCGGCAGCGGCCAGGTTTGCAGATGTCAGGCCTCCGTTTGCAGATCCGTAGGCGTTTAACGCGTTTTTAAAGGTGGTACCCCAGGCCGAGTTACTGGCATGGTTCAAATCCAGGTTGTCTGCCAGCGGTTTTACGTTGAATGAGTTGCCGGTATTCTCTATCGATTCATAAGCGCGAACCAAAAACTCTTTCCCTTTTAACTCAACTTTATGGTTTTGAACAGTTGCTCCCTGTAACGATATTTTATTACCGCGTTGAAACACCCCGTCGAGCCTGCCATAACGGTAGGTATAAGATAGGATAGTATTAGGTGTTAATTTGTATGATAATGTACCATCCAGTTTCAGGTTGGTAACTTTGGGATCAACCAAATCAACCTCATTGTATCCTGTACGGGCAACAGTTAGGTTTGGCATTGCTTTACCATCAACCGTAAGGCCCTTTATAGATACAGTGTTACTTCCGGCAAGTGCATCATCGCCATATTTGTTCCAGCCGTCATAAGCAGCATTGCTGGTTCCGGTTAAAGGCGGGAAGCCGGGATTTGCCGTTTTAAGGTAATAGGGATTTTGGTCGTTGCGGGTATCAGACTGCCAATCTTTACCCTGCATATAGCTAAAGTTTACTTTAAAGGCAAACTTATCGTTGAATGCTTTTGCATACCGTACAGCGGTTTCGTTAAGTGCGCTTGCACCTAACCTGTCGTTACCCACGTGGTTCACACCTTCGCGGTGATAAACGCTCAGGCCCTGGTATTTAAAAGGATCTTTGGTTATTAAATTTGATAAACCATTGATAGCGTTTGTGCCATACAACGCTGCTGCCGCGCCTGGAGTAATTTCTATACTGGCAATATCCAGCTCGGTTGGGCCAATGGCATTACCCAATGGTACACCTAAAGTTGCCGATTGCATATCAACGCCATCAACCAGCTGCATAAACCTAAAGTTGTTTGGGCTATTGAAACCACGTGTATTAGGCACTTTAAGGGTTAAACTGGTGGTGGTCATCTGTACGCCCTTTACGTTTTCCAAAGCATCGTAAAAGCTTGGGCCAGGCGACTGTTTAAGCGCGTTGATGCTCAGTTTTTCGATAGCAACCGGCGAACGTAAAAGCTTTTCTTCTTTACGCGACGCCGTTACCACCACCTCGTTAATCAATAACGACTGGCTGCTGAGCTGAATGTTCAGCGCGCTGTTGGCATTTTTAATAAAAAACTCCTGTGGCTGGAAACCCAATGCGGTGAAAACCAAGGTGTAAGGTAATTTTGCGCTGGTGGTTAATGAGAATTTACCGGTACTATCGGATGCGGTGCTATTGGTTGTGCCCTTTATACTTACGGTTGTGCCTATTAACGGTTGACCATGGTCGTCTTTCACAAAACCGCTAATAATGTAAGAGCCATTAAGTTGAGCATGGCTTATCGCCGGGACAAGAAGTACAAAAAGTGCTATAAGCCTAAATGAATTTATGATTGTTTTCATGAAAAGGATTGGTATAATTAAATATCTGTTTGTGTTTTAAGAATGTAGATAGTATTAAGATTGTGCCTATCAACAGCAACACATGACATTTAACTGCATTTTTGAATGAGCCGGAGTAATAAGAGTGTAAATATTATACATAGTCTATTGGATTAGTCGACAAAAATAGAAATTTTTTCGTCGGTGTCAAGACTCAATTCATATTTTTCGATAATATCTACCATTTTAGTGGATATATTTTCAAATAATCCCGCCCTCTTCCCTCCCAATTTTGTAATATTGGCGGCTCAACACGTACTAAATCATAATGTCTTTCAATTATCAGCGCATCATCATCAAAATTGGTTCCAATGTTTTTACCCAGGAAAACGGTCTGCCCGATCTGCAGCGTATTGAACATTTGGTTGGCCAGATAGCCGCTATTAAAAAACAAGGAAAAGAAGTGATCCTGGTATCATCCGGCGCGGTTGCTTCGGGCCGGAGCCTGATTACCATATCCGAAAAATACGATGCCATTGCAGCACGGCAGCTCTTAGCTTCTATAGGGCAGGTAAAACTTATCAATACTTATTCGCAGTTATTTGAACGTTTTGATATCCTTTGCTCGCAGGTATTGGTCACCAAAGAGGATTTCAGGGACAGAATGCACTATTTAAACATGAAAAACTGCCTTGATTTGTTGCTGCAACACCAGGTTATACCGGTAGTGAACGAAAATGATGTGGTATCGGTTACCGAGCTGATGTTTACTGATAATGACGAGCTGGCCGGATTAATTGCATCTATGTTAAACGCACAGGCGCTAATCGTATTAACCAATGTTGATGGTATTTATAATGGCGACCCTAAGGCGCCGGGCTCGGCTGTAATTGAAGAAGTAGCAGGATCGGTAGTTGATTTTGCAGCGTTTGTTTCATCGGGCAAATCGCAATTTGGCCGCGGGGGAATGATCACCAAGTCGACCATGTCGCAAAAAACAGCGCAACTGGGGATAGCTGTGCATATCGCCAATGGCAAGCGGGATAACATCCTGACGGATGTATTGGAGAATAGCGTTACCCATACCCGGTTTATCCCCAATAAAACAGCATCGGGCAAAAAGAAATGGATAGCCCATTCCGAAAAATCGGCCACAGGGGCCGTGTTGGTTAATGCAGGCGCTAAAGCTGCACTCATATCCAACAAAGCAACAAGCTTATTACCTATTGGAATAGTGGAGGTATTAACTGACTTTAAAAAAGGCGACATCATCAAACTGATGGATGAAAACCAAAAGCTGATAGGCCTGGGTATTGCCGAATACGGATCGGACAAGGCCAAAGAGCGCATCGGGCAAAAAAACCAAAAACCCCTGGTGCATTACGATTATCTTTACTTACAAGGTTAGCAATGAGTTATAATAAATATTTCGACGATGCCCGGGCGGCTGGCCGCAAGCCTGCCCTCGCCCCTGCGCTTATTAACCAGGTTTTATTGGATGTGGCTGCCGAAGCCATCGCCCAAACAGCCGTTATACTGGCCGAAAATCAGAAAGATCTTGACCTGATGGATCCGAAAGATCCTAAATATGACCGTCTGAAACTGACAGCAGCCCGCATTGAAGCCATCGCTGCCGATATGATCAGTGTTGCAGGCTTGGATAGCCCCTTAGGCAAGCAACTTTCAGAAGCGCAGATGCCCAATGGTCTGTCTATTTCAAAGGTGCGTGTACCATTGGGTGTTGTTGGTGTAATTTATGAAGCCAGGCCTAATGTTACTTTTGATGTATTCGCCCTTTGCTTTAAAACCGGCAACATCAGCATTTTAAAAGGCGGCAGCGATGCCGACCATTCTAACCGGGCTATTATCAGTGTAATTCATAAAGTGTTAAATAAGCACCACATTGATACCCATGTTGCAACCCTTTTACCTGCAGAGCGCGAGGCCACAGCTGCTTTATTAAATGCTATTGGGTATGTTGATGTACTGATACCACGCGGCAGCCAGTCGCTTATTGATTTTGTAAGGGATAACAGTAAAGTACCGGTTATTGAAACCGGGGCCGGTATTGTTCATACCTACTTTGATTTAACAGGCGATCTGGAAAAAGGTGCCGAGATTATTGCCAATGCCAAAACCCGCAGGGTAAGTGTGTGTAATGCACTTGATTGCCTGATTATTCATGCTGAAAGGCTGAGTGACCTTCCCAGGTTAAGTCACATTCTTGGAGAGAAAGAAGTTGAGTTATTTGCCGATGAACGGGCTTACGAGGAGTTAAAAAAAACTTATCCCGGCGCTTTATTGCATAAAGCACAGCCCGAGCATTTTGGTACCGAATTTTTATCGATGAAAATGGCTATTAAAACGGTTGAAAGTTTTGAGGCCGCTCTTGAATATATTGCCATCAATAGCTCTAAACACAGCGAGGCTATTATATCCGAGGATGCCGAAAATATTGCCACTTTTTTAAATGATGTTGATGCTGCAGCAGTTTACGCTAATGCATCCACAGCCTTTACTGACGGCGCGCAATTTGGCTTGGGTGCCGAGATTGGCATCAGCACCCAAAAACTCCATGCACGGGGCCCCATGGGCCTTGAGGAGCTTACCAGTTACAAATGGATTGTTAAAGGCAACGGCCAAACCAGGAATCCTTAACTACACAAAATGCACCTGTATACTTTTATAATGGATTATAAAGGCGGAACCTACATTTCGCAAGCCGAAGCCGCCGATGAACAGGAAGCAATGATACGCTGGATTGAAAATTTAGAAACCAGCGAGATTAAAGGCTTCTCAAAATCTGATAAAAGAAAAATTATTAAACTCGGATTTTCTGATGATGATAAGGCAATCCAAATTACAGGAATGCAAAATGTCTGGTATTTTAACGCCCGCACCAAAAAGGGATTTGCAGGTATCAATATTATAAAAACCGATAAATAAGGATAACACCGGCTTTGAATTAGTTTAAACCCAGCTAAAGTTTATTCCACAAAAAAAGGTGCCCTCAAGAAGGCACCTTAATTTTTTCTCTTCTCTGCTGTCGGCTCTCACTTAATCAAATAGTTCGCTACGGCAATAAAGCAAATGATCATTAAGATCACTCCTTGAAGCTTTTGTTCTAACGTTAATTGGCTTATCATTTTAAATTAATTAGGGTAAAGCAAATTTATATTGTAATCTGAATGTTACAATAGGTATTTTCATTTTTACGTTTATTTTAATAAATAGTTATAAAACTTTTAGAATCGTCAACTCCACATTTATTCATTAGAAAAATAGCAACAAATGTGTTTTAACATTGAAATAGTGTTAGTGTAACACTACGTTAAACGGGCGTTTTTTAGCTATAAAAATGTTTTTTTACGCATTTATTTTGTCCATTTAATATCGACGTAAATTTTGCATTAAAAAACAATACACCATAAGATTAAAAGCACCTGATATCATTGGCGTGTTCCGACTATTGTTATCTGACTTTTTTTCTCATTTGGTTAAATATTTATTTTCATAAACACTTGCGATAAATGTATCATTCCTGTTACATTTATCGCAGATTATAAACCAAACCAAAATGCCAAAGCACATCATGATCGTATACCTTTTAGTGGCCTGTACTATTGCAGGTATACTGCTTAACTCGCGTATA is drawn from Mucilaginibacter ginsenosidivorax and contains these coding sequences:
- a CDS encoding TonB-dependent receptor, which codes for MKTIINSFRLIALFVLLVPAISHAQLNGSYIISGFVKDDHGQPLIGTTVSIKGTTNSTASDSTGKFSLTTSAKLPYTLVFTALGFQPQEFFIKNANSALNIQLSSQSLLINEVVVTASRKEEKLLRSPVAIEKLSINALKQSPGPSFYDALENVKGVQMTTTSLTLKVPNTRGFNSPNNFRFMQLVDGVDMQSATLGVPLGNAIGPTELDIASIEITPGAAAALYGTNAINGLSNLITKDPFKYQGLSVYHREGVNHVGNDRLGASALNETAVRYAKAFNDKFAFKVNFSYMQGKDWQSDTRNDQNPYYLKTANPGFPPLTGTSNAAYDGWNKYGDDALAGSNTVSIKGLTVDGKAMPNLTVARTGYNEVDLVDPKVTNLKLDGTLSYKLTPNTILSYTYRYGRLDGVFQRGNKISLQGATVQNHKVELKGKEFLVRAYESIENTGNSFNVKPLADNLDLNHASNSAWGTTFKNALNAYGSANGGLTSANLAAAEQAARAAADKGRVEPGTPEFDALRKTIIGINNWDIKSSLIPNAPVTGGAALVQKSHMYNAEAQWDLTNHVKVVDLLVGGDVRVYAITPDGNNFVDFSRPIADRNTPLADGSFGKDVIYKKYGAFTQVTKTFFDEKLKLFGSVRWDYNPYFDPKFTPRLAAVYTLNENHNFRFTFQNGYRFPSLFEALSYVNNGRVKRVGSLPFINDGLGYLGNSYTQTSVANFNSVVNAAGGTDQVALANRNLLKVADLPPARPEQITSYEVGYKGIVLDNKVFIDIDAYTNRYDGFLGQVQVFVPNATTVGTDAAVLAMLDINRDPTTGTSSNAASQGQSRYRVYTNAKNIYHNYGSSAGISYNFYKRYTVSGNVSFNKLKAQTTSDIFVTGFNTPEWSGNVSFGNREVAKNIGFNIVYKWQESFLWESPLVTGNVPAIGTFDAQVTYRVPAYYATFKVGATDIFNKRYYQYAGGPTIGGLYYVSVTLDGLLAGK
- the proB gene encoding glutamate 5-kinase, with protein sequence MSFNYQRIIIKIGSNVFTQENGLPDLQRIEHLVGQIAAIKKQGKEVILVSSGAVASGRSLITISEKYDAIAARQLLASIGQVKLINTYSQLFERFDILCSQVLVTKEDFRDRMHYLNMKNCLDLLLQHQVIPVVNENDVVSVTELMFTDNDELAGLIASMLNAQALIVLTNVDGIYNGDPKAPGSAVIEEVAGSVVDFAAFVSSGKSQFGRGGMITKSTMSQKTAQLGIAVHIANGKRDNILTDVLENSVTHTRFIPNKTASGKKKWIAHSEKSATGAVLVNAGAKAALISNKATSLLPIGIVEVLTDFKKGDIIKLMDENQKLIGLGIAEYGSDKAKERIGQKNQKPLVHYDYLYLQG
- a CDS encoding glutamate-5-semialdehyde dehydrogenase, whose product is MSYNKYFDDARAAGRKPALAPALINQVLLDVAAEAIAQTAVILAENQKDLDLMDPKDPKYDRLKLTAARIEAIAADMISVAGLDSPLGKQLSEAQMPNGLSISKVRVPLGVVGVIYEARPNVTFDVFALCFKTGNISILKGGSDADHSNRAIISVIHKVLNKHHIDTHVATLLPAEREATAALLNAIGYVDVLIPRGSQSLIDFVRDNSKVPVIETGAGIVHTYFDLTGDLEKGAEIIANAKTRRVSVCNALDCLIIHAERLSDLPRLSHILGEKEVELFADERAYEELKKTYPGALLHKAQPEHFGTEFLSMKMAIKTVESFEAALEYIAINSSKHSEAIISEDAENIATFLNDVDAAAVYANASTAFTDGAQFGLGAEIGISTQKLHARGPMGLEELTSYKWIVKGNGQTRNP